A section of the Triticum dicoccoides isolate Atlit2015 ecotype Zavitan chromosome 7A, WEW_v2.0, whole genome shotgun sequence genome encodes:
- the LOC119328676 gene encoding auxin-responsive protein IAA20-like produces MELGLAPPDHAGSCGKRGTKEAFGINKATLPLFLRDDDDDGDHGSGDARGWEMSNKVACKSCRKKRLMGWPPVKSAYRPRSRGNGHVKVKMEGVAIGRKVDLSRHASYDELHHTLRLMFPSSTSHQGDSDVREEPDRHGCRRGRAPYAVTYEDVDGDWMLVGDAPWQDFTRSAKRLKILLV; encoded by the exons ATGGAGCTGGGGCTTGCACCGCCGGACCACGCGGGCTCGTGCGGCAAGAGGGGGACGAAGGAGGCGTTCGGGATCAACAAGGCCACGCTGCCACTCTTCCTgcgtgacgacgacgacgacggtgacCACGGCAGCGGCGACGCCCGCGGCTGGGAAATGAGCAACAA GGTTGCCTGCAAGTCGTGCAGGAAGAAGAGGCTGATGGGGTGGCCGCCGGTGAAGAGCGCTTACCGCCCGCGCAGCCGCGGCAACGGACACGTGAAGGTGAAGATGGAAGGGGTGGCCATCGGGAGGAAGGTGGACCTGTCCCGCCACGCCTCCTACGACGAgctccaccacacgctccgcctcaTGTTCCCCTCCTCCACTTCTCACCAAGGTGATTCTGATGTACGGGAGGAGCCGGACCGGCATGGCTGCCGCCGTGGTCGCGCCCCATACGCGGTCACCTATGAGGACGTGGATGGGGACTGGATGCTAGTTGGAGACGCGCCGTGGCA GGACTTCACCAGGTCGGCCAAGCGGCTGAAGATACTGCTCGTCTAA